The window GTCATACGTGCCACGGAGGCAAGGGCGGTGTCTGTTTCGTTAACGAGTGGGCCCCCTGCACCTAGCACGCAAAGCAAGGCCTCTGCAAACACTCCTGGAACAAAGGAGTTGAGCGCAGAGAGCCGAGCACCGAGGAGGGCACACTGCAGATCGCTAAGCCGCCCTCTCCTTTTTGAAGCCCTTGCTGTCGGTGAGGCCAGAGCCCTCCCGCccccgcccggcccggcccgcccTTACCGGCCGTGCAGCGCTGGATCCGGTTCCGCAGCCACTTCAGCAGGGGCTCCATGGTGCAGCCGCACACCCAGGGGTTGCCGCCGATCTGCAGGGTCACCAGCCCCGGCAGGCCCTCGAGGGCCTCCAGGCTGAGGAAAGCCAGGCCCCCAAAGCTCAGGTCCAGGTCCCGGAGCTGCACCAGCCCCTGGAAGGCCTGCGGGTGCACCCCGCGCAGCCACGGGTTGTGGCTCAGGTCGATGTGCACCAGGCCGTGGGCTTCCTGGAACATGTCGGCCGGCACGTGGCTGAGGTTGTTATAGCTCAGATCCAGGTGTGCCAAACGCTTGGCGTGGAGGAAGAGGCCCCGGGGCAGCTCGATCAGGGAGTTGTTGCGCAGATCCAGCACCCGGAGCTCCATGTAGCACGTGAGGTAGCCCGGCGGCACGGCGGAGATGCGGTTGTGGGCCAGGCTGAGATTGCGCATGTCCATCGGCAGGTCTGGGGGCACCGAGAAGAGCCGTTGGCTGCTGCAGTCCACCACCTGGTTATGGCATGTGCAAAGGACCGGGCAGCTGGTCCCCGCCTCCGAGTGCATCACCCCAGCTGCCAAGAGGAGGGAGACTAGAAACACGGCCGGGTGGGGGGGCCCGGGCCAGGGCAGCTGGGACCAGGTATCACCCATCTTAGGCAGCTGGCTCCCGCAGGGCTGAATGGAGCCCATCGGGGCTGGGGCTGTGTTCATGGAATTGAGAGTCAGTGGCACAGGGAGACAGCTACATCGGGCCGAGAGCCCGGGGGGTGGGGCTTCTGAGCAGCGGTGTCATGGCTCAAGCCTTTTCTGGGAGCCTCTAAGTGCCAGAGGGCTCCCCAAGTGAGAGCCACAGGAAGTCCCTTTGGAGCCTAGGGGGGCAGTCAACTCGCTCGAGGTACCCCAGGGTCTGCAAAGACAtcaaaagaggagaaaggaaggaggcgggggtggggctGGACCAGCTGCCAGTGGGTCCTGGGAAGGTCCCTGCAGAGCTTCTGTGTCCCTCACGCCCATGACTGCTGGGGGCTTCCCTTCCGTGCGGTGTctgaggggcaggaggaaggggtgAAGGGCATGAAAGGTGCCATTTAAAGGTCCTGGCACATCTAAAAACCCTCAACCCTGCCCTGAGTCTGGGATTAACGATCACGAGGCCAGAGCTGTATCTGGGTCTCCCGTCTTCAAGGTCTCAGAGGCGCTTCTGTTGGTGGCCCAGTAGGCTCAAGTCCAAGGGGGTCTTGGGGTGGATGTTTTGGGCAGGGAGTCCGAGGTGAAGTCTATCTCCATGGGCCCCCTGGAAGCCTGAGTCCTCAGCCTCGGTAGCTACAGAAAGCCCCAGGGAGGGGGAGACCCCAGGTGACACCCCGTGTTCAGCCTGCTGAGCTTGGGAAGAGTCGCATGTCCTGGAGGTGCAGGACAGGGGGCAGCCAAGCGCTGTGGCCGCTCCCAAGCCAGCCCTTCTCCCAGCCGGCAGCGTGTTCGGCAGACAGAGGCAGAATCCCTCTGTCAACAAGAAAAACCCTCAGACAGGGAAATACAgtgtcctctcctcccctctgtcccctctcctAGGTGTTTtgccccctccttcttcctctttaccACCAACCACAAAGTTCTCTGTGTCCTGTTTCTCAGGTATGGCACTGGCGAGCTCAGACCCCAACCTCACGCTGACCTCGCGAGCCCCTACCTTCAACTATCCTCCCAAGTGTCTGTCCTGGACTGGATGTTGGATGCATTTTCTCCTTGTTTTCCAAGCTCCACCCTCCTCAGCACCAAAGACCCCACCCTTGAAcaactctcaaagaaaaaaatgtatacacacTCTGGCGCATTGGAAAGCTCTTTCAGACCCTCTtagcactttctctctctctctctctctctctctctctctgtcacacacacacacacacacacacacaccgttctCCTGTGACACATTCGCCCTGCCCTGCGCGCTCACGCCTCCCCAGTTTTCTCTCCAGCTTCCTTCTGCATACGCACTCCTGCGGAGCCCCTCCCAGTCTGTCCCTACAGTCTTCCAACCCCTGTGTACACCCCTAACTCCAGCATCCTTTCCCACAAACACTGCGCTCTCCCCTCAGccccccagcttgagcccatacCCACACTTGGTCAGGCAGAGGGACAGAACACGAAGCCACACTTGGTTGGTGGCTCACCCTGCACCCACCCCACAGGCTCCAGGGCCCCTGGATTCTCCGGTGCCCACTTGCTGTCCTCACTTGTCCTCCCTGCAACCCCTCATCTGgcactgctgctgcttctgctgatTCCAGCCTCGATCATGCCCACTGGGAAATCCCCCCAGCTCCCCCGGATTCCAGACTCATTTTTCTGAACCCCAAAGTCTCCGTGTGACTCCCACAGGCCCTCAGGAGCCCACTTACTCTGTTCCAAGGGCACAGCCATCAATCTGCGGCAGACACGGGGCTCCCTCCCTCACGCTGGAATCCCCGCTTGCTGCTTCAGGAGAACAGATTGCCTCCTCCGCTAGTCCCCTCCCCCGTCCTCTCCTCCTTCATGGCTCCTGGATCCCAGGGCAGCATCCTCAGTGCTTTTCCTGTCCTGTGGTCCCTGAGCCGGTCCCCTTCTTTTATCCAAAAGGGGAATCTGAGGGAGGATGCTGAGAAGAAAGTTCACAGAATCCGAATGCTTCTTCCAGAAACTCAGCTTGCTGCTGACTGAGGCTGCTGGGGTTTTGTGTCTTCTGTCaggtcttcccttccctccccttttcctccttctctccccctcctctcttcctttttcgctcccttttttttttcctcgagGGCCAGGTACTGACGTTTCACTGTCTCTTAGCAACTGCCTCCACATCTCTGAGCAACAGGAGCGCTGGCTGTGGACCCCACCAAGATGTGAGAGGAGGAAGCAGTTGTAGAATTCACAGCCACCTCCCTGCAGTTCCTAGGGCACGGGGAAATAAGGGGCAAGGGGCGTTGACAGAGAGGACAGGGGCAGGGAAAGaggagcaggcagggagagagggcaaAGGGCCCAGCAGACGCTCAGATGGAGGAGGAAGAGTGTCAGGGCATCAGACCCAGAAAGGAAGGTAAAGAGGACTTGGAATGGAGACTGGGACTTAGTGGGGcacagagggggagaagatggagaaaatggagggggggggaatgAAAACATGAATAAGgatgggaagagaaaagggaagtggCGGCAACAAGTTTATTCACTTGATGGGGTATATCTATTCAGTCCATATAATATCTGTTTCCCTGAGTCTGAATGTAATTTGGCCACTGGGAACCAGGTGGCTGGATTGTCCCAGGGCTTGTCAGAGACAGTTCTAGGAGGTGGGAGCTTCTCTGTGCTCCTCCGTGAGACGGATGCAGATTTTGCCCGTGCAGAGGTGTTTTCTCTGTGTTCACTCTGTTGATTTGGGGCCTCTTCTAGTGAAGTAATATCTTAGGTCTTTGCAGGGAACTAACatgtagtaacagaaaaggaGTGTTCATTTGTGCAGATTCCGAGCATTTGTAAAGTTCtcagaattttctctttttttctatttggcCATAAAAGTCTGCTTCCCTTCTCACTGTTCTCTCTCACAGTCTGCTCGTTCTGAATCTTTCATGTCCTACAGTGTCCAGCACAGAGTAACAGGAGCCACTACATTCATATACATATGTGGCATTGGCTGAAGTAAACATGATtcacgcccctccccccacctgaaAGAAGGGAATGAATGGCCAACTCATATGTGAGCTTAGCAGTAAGATCTTAATCGTAATGCAGAAaacacaacaacacattaaagcAAGTAACCCATTGTAAACAAGGACTGTTGGCCCCTGAAAGCAAAGCTAGCTTGGTCCCTTATTCATATTAACTGAAAAATGGTAGAAAACATAATTACTCATGCTAACTaaagatacattaaaaaacaaacaaaaagaatggaaattttcttctttcacaTAATATAAGGTTATATTTACAGTTAGAAACAATAATATGactaaaggaaaatatttgtgGCTGTTTCCTTCAAAAATGAAATCTAAGCAAGAATGCCTCACCGCCATATGAAACTACAGTTTTCTGACCTGTAAAATTGGGATAATAATAATGGCCTCTAACTCATGAGGTTGTTTTAGATTGAGTTGTTATTATTAAAGCACTTGGAACACTACAGATGTGTTTGTTAAATGAGCAAATAAAGTCAACTAAAGTGGCAAAGTATAACATTCTGAAATAGTTACACAGCAAGGAAAACAAGTGCAGAACAATGGGGACTAAGGAAACAGAGGTCACAATTGCAGAAGCCTTGGATGTATTCTTGTGCAAGATAAGTTTCAGAACCTTCGGAAGATTCCCAACTTAAAAGCATTATCATTACATATAATGTCTTCTGTACAAGGGAGGTTTAGCGGAGGCAGAAAccttttaaatgactttttatttataatcattCTATAAAGTATTAAACTATTGTTTCTTAAACTAGTGTGTCATGGTACCCTGTGAACCATGAGAAAAATATTCTCtcataattttgaaaacattgagttaattaaaatgaaacaattttatttattgcaagacTTCTCAGAGTCTTTAGCCTGCAAATGTTCATGGTGACTCTTCAAGGGAAAGGGTTGGGCAAAGGTGGAGGTTGTCTAGTATCCAGCATCATCTTTTTGCTGGGAGGCTCCTCTTTTTAGCAATGTGACTTCCTCCTAGCCTTGCAGCAAAAGTGATTCAGTTTTGAGCCctagaaaaatgataaattaacatattttcccatgtataaggcacaccattttttcgaaaaatttggggcttaaaaactgggtgtatcttatacagtggttgtagatttgtttacttgcatttcccgcttgtttttgcactcattgttgaagacagtgattcgtcatcagacacagatgagaacaagctaatagatgggagttttgacagtgatgaagacttgtatgaattttatgatgagtaaaacttgagttcaataactttatgtgatacattttttttttcaaatttcaggcccccaaattaaggtgcattttatacatgggagcatcttatacatggggaaatacggtataacATACTGTTGCCATTTGGAATCTCTTGTAAGTTCTTGTCAAGAATTTACTAGAAAAATACACAGAAGTTAATCTAAGAGTTAGAGACtacaaatgtattaaaaaatcGTTTTCATTACTGGATTTCTTGACAGACATGGCAAATTAGTTGTAACAATGACAGAAAACCTTTAAATACACGAGAGTTCATTTAATTTGCCACATGAGAAATGCGTTCAGGGGAAATGATGAAAGCTTGGCAGGATAAagatacaggaagagagaggaagccaATTTCTCTAGTTGCCGGTGGACGTTAGAAAAAAGGATGGCTCTGCTTTCTACATTGTAGCAGTTTGATGAGGTAGTTAGCAGAATCCGGTCAACTGGCAGTGAAGACAATGTAGGAGAAAATGGGCAGGAATAGACCATAAAGGAGAGGACGATGACGAGCATGCTTAAAAGTAATGGAAGTGGCCATCCCTACTTGCATCCCTAGCTAACGAATTAAAACATATAGTGTGACCTGGAGATCAACCACTGGcattattcaatatttttggctttgaaaACTGACCACGGGAAAGACTAGGCTTTGTGAAAGTGATTCTCACCCGCCGAATACAGAAAATGAAGAATGGGAAACCAAACCCCAGTGTTGAAAGTAATCTTAGTGTAAGCGGTGTTATCGAGACAGTGGAGCTCTACTTCATTTCTGTACATTGAAAAAATTCCAAATAGTtcaaagaatgaaagagagaaacaaacaacaacataaTACGGATCAGAAGAAGAACAGAACAACACGTTCACCCCGGCTGTGGCGAGAAGGTATCTTTCTGTGTGTTGAGGAAACGGAGAATGTCACTAGCACAAAGAGAGCTTCTATCAAATATACAACATCACAAGACAACAAGGTGTCATCGAGCAAAAACggtttaaaaaattagaaaggaaagaaattcaacggaaaaaaatggattttagataTGTGATTTGAAAAAACCTATCCAAGATATATTaagaaatactataaatataattCTTACAAATGGATATAAAACATGttattattgagcacctactatagcTATTCCCGACCCTGTCCTAGGAACTAGAGTCCAGCCGCGTTTTATAGACAATGTgaataacatttttatgtttccacaggttatttattgtttacattttgTGGCATCATTTTACCccttaaatgtttttataagcCTGGCATCTCTAAGGTGACATAACTAGCTTCATGCCATGAAATACGGATTTTAATGAAAACCGAGAGGCAACAATAAGGAAAACATTATTTCTCCTCGGTGCTCTGACTATGAATCGAGAGGGAGATACTAGGTATGTAATGGGGCTCTAAAAACCATGCCGCAGTAATGACCGATAAAGTATCCAGTTGTTCCAACCGATTGGATACAGCACTGATGGCGCTGTTCTGGCCATTATCTATAGAAAGTGCTCTTCTTAGAAAATTCCTTTGACTCTTATTTGATATGCTACCTCTCTCTTCTGTAGATGTCTAGAGAAACGTAAAAAGATATTGTTCTTACAAACTCATTATCTTTGAagagcatctccccctccccctgcctggcTTCCTACATATTCCTTGCTTTGTGGGTGCCTACTAGGGCTGAGTCTCTCCACGACCTCTTCTGTTTGTGATTCTGATGCTGTCCAGATGTGTTTTGTGGGCCCTGGACCCCGCCGCCAGACCGCAGAACAATGCTTGTTACCAGCATCCGACTGAATCATCCCTCTGACACACTCACTCAGGGCCATCGCCTTCTCCCGGGCATCCTTGTAATTCTGGGAAGAGGATGATGGGAGGCAGCCCAGACCCTGCCCTGGGATTTCCTGGAAGAAAAGAGCATCAGTGTctcaggaagaagagaagagaggcaggGGCTGGGAAAAGCTACAAGCTTTCTTCCCAGGTCCCGTAAGGCCTGCTGATATGATGATGCCCAATACATCTCTCCAagggaggttttttgtttttgttttgttttttgtatttttctgaagctggaaacggggagagacagtcagacagagtcccgcatgcgcccgaccgggatccacccggcacgcccaccaggggcgacgctctgcccaccagggggcgatgctctgcccctccagggcgtcgctctgccgagaccagagccactctagcgcctggggcagaggccaaggagccatccccagtgcccgagccatctttactccaatggagccttgactgtgggaggggaagagagagacagaga is drawn from Saccopteryx leptura isolate mSacLep1 chromosome 1, mSacLep1_pri_phased_curated, whole genome shotgun sequence and contains these coding sequences:
- the LRRC55 gene encoding leucine-rich repeat-containing protein 55 → MNTAPAPMGSIQPCGSQLPKMGDTWSQLPWPGPPHPAVFLVSLLLAAGVMHSEAGTSCPVLCTCHNQVVDCSSQRLFSVPPDLPMDMRNLSLAHNRISAVPPGYLTCYMELRVLDLRNNSLIELPRGLFLHAKRLAHLDLSYNNLSHVPADMFQEAHGLVHIDLSHNPWLRGVHPQAFQGLVQLRDLDLSFGGLAFLSLEALEGLPGLVTLQIGGNPWVCGCTMEPLLKWLRNRIQRCTADSQLAECQGPPEVEGAPLFSLTEESFKACHLTLTLDDYLFIAFVGFVVSIASVATNFLLGITANCCHRWSKASEEEEI